One window of Bacillota bacterium genomic DNA carries:
- a CDS encoding ABC transporter ATP-binding protein: MLSFPLIREFLLKYKWRYFIGLLSLLFVNTLQLLQPQVIRRFVDSLAIGELSRQQIWIYSLIIVGLAVLIAVGRYFWRMYVMGTARFLEYTLRNKLYAHLQTLSPRYFIETKTGDLMAHATNDINAVRMAMGPGIVMATDAVFLTVTILVIMLRTTDLRLTVLALLPLPFLALSSQYFGRLIHRRFRKVQEAFSDLTDVVQEHLSGIRVIKAFAREDSALERFTAVNQRSVEMNMNLVRIWGLFHPLIQFLSALSVLIVVGYGGRLVILGTISLGDFIAFNMYLGMLTWPMMAIGHVINHVQRGRASVARLKVIFDQKPEIVDEPDAVDLRPMQGRIEIRNLTFTYPGTDRPVLRDINVTVEPGQTLAIVGRTGAGKTTLANLLLRVFDPPMGTIFIDGHDIRRITLESLRTQIGYAPQDNFLFSTTIAENIAFGGEFTQEEIERAARQARLHDDIMSFPNQYQTLVGERGVTLSGGQKQRTGIARAIIKNPRILIFDDSLSAVDTQTEDAILRELKQVMKGRTTILIAHRISTVKDADHIIVLDEGRIVEEGTHEELLARGGLYAEMYQRQLLEEELEQAV, from the coding sequence TTGCTTTCTTTCCCACTAATTCGCGAATTCCTGCTCAAGTACAAATGGCGTTACTTTATCGGACTGCTCAGCCTGCTGTTCGTCAACACCTTGCAGCTGCTGCAGCCTCAGGTCATCCGACGGTTCGTGGACTCCCTGGCCATCGGCGAACTGTCGCGGCAGCAAATTTGGATTTACAGCCTCATCATCGTCGGGCTGGCGGTCCTTATCGCCGTGGGCCGCTACTTCTGGCGCATGTACGTGATGGGCACGGCGCGCTTCTTGGAATACACGCTGCGCAACAAGCTGTACGCCCATCTGCAGACGCTGTCGCCCCGCTACTTTATTGAAACGAAGACGGGCGACCTGATGGCCCACGCGACCAACGACATCAACGCCGTCCGCATGGCTATGGGGCCCGGCATCGTCATGGCCACCGACGCCGTATTCCTGACGGTGACCATCCTGGTCATCATGCTGCGGACCACCGACTTGCGCCTAACGGTTCTGGCGTTGCTGCCGCTGCCGTTTTTGGCTTTGTCGTCGCAGTACTTCGGCCGGCTCATTCACCGGCGGTTCCGCAAAGTGCAGGAGGCGTTCTCGGACTTGACGGACGTGGTGCAGGAGCACTTGTCCGGGATACGCGTCATCAAGGCCTTTGCGCGGGAAGACTCGGCGTTGGAGCGCTTTACCGCGGTCAACCAGCGCAGCGTGGAAATGAACATGAACCTGGTGCGCATCTGGGGCTTGTTCCACCCGCTGATTCAGTTCCTGTCCGCGCTGAGCGTGCTCATCGTTGTCGGCTACGGCGGCCGGCTGGTGATCCTGGGCACCATCAGCCTCGGCGACTTCATCGCGTTCAACATGTACCTGGGCATGCTGACGTGGCCCATGATGGCCATCGGCCACGTCATCAACCACGTGCAGCGCGGGCGGGCGTCGGTGGCGCGGCTGAAGGTCATCTTCGACCAGAAGCCCGAAATCGTCGACGAACCCGACGCCGTGGACCTGCGGCCGATGCAGGGGCGCATCGAGATTCGCAACCTGACGTTCACGTATCCGGGCACCGACCGGCCGGTGCTGCGAGACATCAACGTCACCGTGGAGCCGGGCCAGACGCTGGCCATCGTCGGCCGCACCGGAGCGGGCAAGACGACGCTGGCCAACTTGCTGCTGCGGGTGTTCGACCCGCCGATGGGGACCATCTTCATCGACGGGCACGACATCCGCCGCATTACGCTGGAGTCGCTGCGAACCCAGATCGGGTACGCTCCGCAGGACAACTTCCTGTTCTCGACGACCATTGCCGAAAACATCGCCTTCGGCGGCGAGTTCACGCAAGAGGAGATCGAGCGGGCGGCCCGGCAAGCGCGTCTGCACGACGACATCATGAGCTTCCCGAATCAATATCAGACGTTGGTGGGCGAACGCGGCGTGACGCTGTCGGGCGGGCAGAAGCAGCGGACGGGCATCGCCCGGGCCATCATCAAGAACCCGCGCATCTTGATCTTCGACGACAGCTTGTCCGCCGTCGATACGCAGACGGAAGACGCGATTTTGCGCGAGCTGAAGCAGGTCATGAAAGGCCGCACCACGATTCTCATCGCCCACCGCATCTCCACGGTGAAGGATGCGGACCACATCATCGTCCTGGACGAAGGGCGCATCGTCGAGGAAGGCACCCACGAAGAGCTGCTGGCGCGCGGCGGGCTGTACGCCGAAATGTACCAGCGGCAGCTGCTTGAAGAGGAACTGGAGCAGGCGGTGTAA
- a CDS encoding acetyl-CoA carboxylase biotin carboxyl carrier protein subunit (composes the biotin carboxyl carrier protein subunit of the acetyl-CoA carboxylase complex, the enzyme that catalyzes the carboxylation of acetyl-CoA to malonyl-CoA, which in turn controls the rate of fatty acid metabolism) has product MTGIVYKLAVSPGAMVAAGEEVVILESMKMHIPVAAPVNGQVQEVRVKEGDFVEEGDVLLVLG; this is encoded by the coding sequence ATGACGGGCATTGTGTACAAGCTCGCGGTGTCGCCGGGCGCTATGGTGGCGGCGGGTGAGGAAGTCGTCATCCTGGAATCGATGAAGATGCACATTCCCGTCGCGGCGCCCGTCAACGGCCAGGTGCAGGAGGTTCGGGTCAAAGAAGGCGACTTCGTGGAGGAAGGAGACGTGCTGCTTGTCCTCGGATAA
- a CDS encoding DUF1446 domain-containing protein, producing the protein MRQVKIGAGQGFYGDVIGPALDLAELTDVQYLCFDTLAELTLAILQKDRQKDPSLGFAKDIAVTAKTLLPYVHEKGLKLITNAGGLNPEGARREVARVAKELGLTGLKIGVATGDDLFCRLDELQAAGADLSDLGSGRPLSAVRDQLLFANAYLGAAPIVEALRQGADVVITGRTTDTAQFLAPAMFELGWAPDDWDKLAQGVVLGHLMECSGQVTGGNFSGDWWNIEDMDRLGYPLAEVNEDGSFVLTKAPGTGGRVSVDTVREQLLYEIHDPAEYVTPDVVVDMTTVQLADDGPDRVRVTGARGRPAPPALKVIAGYRDGFMGSGMVGFSWPYALRKARRAAEIIRKQLDRLGVQYEEFSADYLGVNALHGPAAPIPDEDQINEVFLRVSIRTRDREEAAKLGRLLPPLVLNGPPGVAMMPFAAHTRELIGLWSFLVDRRLVEPFVRVSVEEVR; encoded by the coding sequence ATGAGGCAAGTAAAGATCGGTGCCGGCCAAGGGTTCTACGGCGACGTCATCGGACCGGCGCTCGATCTGGCCGAGCTCACCGATGTGCAGTATCTCTGTTTCGACACGCTGGCCGAACTTACCTTGGCCATCCTGCAAAAGGACCGGCAGAAAGACCCCAGCCTCGGCTTCGCAAAAGACATCGCCGTCACGGCCAAGACGCTCCTCCCTTACGTCCACGAAAAAGGCCTCAAACTGATCACCAACGCCGGCGGCCTCAACCCGGAGGGGGCGCGGCGGGAAGTGGCGCGCGTCGCCAAGGAGCTAGGCCTGACCGGCCTCAAGATCGGGGTCGCCACGGGCGACGACTTGTTTTGCCGGCTGGACGAACTGCAGGCCGCGGGCGCTGATTTGTCCGACCTGGGCAGCGGCCGGCCGCTTTCGGCAGTGCGTGACCAGCTGCTCTTCGCCAATGCGTATCTGGGCGCGGCTCCTATCGTCGAAGCGCTGCGCCAAGGCGCGGACGTGGTCATCACGGGCCGCACGACCGACACCGCGCAGTTCCTGGCACCGGCCATGTTCGAGCTGGGCTGGGCGCCCGACGACTGGGACAAGCTGGCCCAGGGCGTGGTGCTGGGCCACCTCATGGAGTGCTCCGGGCAAGTGACCGGCGGCAACTTCAGCGGCGACTGGTGGAACATCGAAGACATGGACCGCCTCGGGTATCCGCTGGCGGAGGTGAACGAAGACGGTTCCTTCGTGCTCACCAAGGCGCCCGGCACGGGCGGCCGCGTCAGCGTCGACACGGTGCGGGAGCAGCTGCTGTACGAAATCCACGATCCGGCCGAATACGTCACCCCCGACGTCGTCGTCGACATGACCACGGTGCAGCTGGCGGACGACGGGCCGGACCGGGTGCGGGTGACCGGGGCGAGGGGACGGCCCGCGCCGCCGGCGCTGAAGGTCATCGCGGGCTACCGGGACGGCTTCATGGGCTCCGGCATGGTAGGCTTTTCGTGGCCTTACGCCCTTCGGAAGGCGCGCCGGGCGGCGGAAATTATCCGCAAGCAGCTGGACCGGCTGGGCGTTCAGTACGAGGAGTTCAGCGCGGACTACCTGGGCGTCAACGCGCTGCACGGGCCTGCCGCGCCTATCCCCGATGAAGATCAGATAAATGAAGTTTTCCTGCGCGTTTCGATTCGCACCCGCGACCGGGAGGAGGCCGCGAAGCTGGGACGGCTGCTGCCGCCGCTGGTGCTCAACGGCCCGCCGGGCGTGGCCATGATGCCGTTTGCCGCGCATACGCGCGAGCTTATCGGCCTCTGGTCGTTCCTCGTGGATCGTCGCCTGGTGGAGCCGTTCGTGCGGGTATCGGTGGAGGAGGTGCGCTGA
- a CDS encoding ABC transporter ATP-binding protein, translated as MRRLLTYARPFRRYLALAIALMLVITVADLVRPYLVRIAIDEHLLAYDEPWAAFVPGTEPAEGVLVPRSALPGAASALPGDVVLVRGRDVPAGAPVLGWYQMVAGDRSVPARYMLIEGVVEGDEEAERFFVRTPSGYALSVDGRLYPAVGLDPSLIEALRQPDLTAVARIAWIYLGLVLLTFALSYAQVYILHYTGQRIVYNIRQQIYSHLQRMPIRFFDRNPVGRLVTRATNDTEALNEMFTNVVVNLFKDVLLLTGILVVMLRVHWQLALVSLCVTPLLLVVSILFRRYAREAYREVRAKLARINATLAENIAGMRITQIFHQEERQYKRFEAINTEHYKAMMKELRVFALFRPAVEFFSSLALSLIIWYGGGRVVQGSLEFGVLYLFVQYMQMFFQPITDLTEQYNIMQAAMASAERIFLILDTPPEEDEPDAKPVPNVRGEIEFDHVWFAYNDEDWVLKDVTFHVKPGETVALVGATGAGKTSITNLINRFYDIQKGVIRIDGQDIRTLKRRDLRRHIGIVLQDVFLFTGDIEGNITLGNNQISPAKVREAARLVNAEKFIERLPGGYKAPVMERGASFSAGQRQLLAFARALAYDPAILILDEATSNIDTETEQLIQEALKKLIEGRTTIIIAHRLSTIQHADKIIVLHKGEIREMGTHQELLKKRGLYYRLYQLQYKDQLLPDGEGPRTVETAGQRTVETADQKAMGAG; from the coding sequence ATGCGCCGCCTGCTCACCTACGCGCGGCCGTTCCGGCGCTATTTGGCGCTCGCCATCGCGCTGATGCTCGTCATTACGGTCGCGGACTTGGTGCGGCCGTACTTGGTCCGCATCGCCATCGACGAGCACCTGCTGGCTTACGACGAGCCGTGGGCGGCCTTCGTGCCCGGAACCGAGCCGGCGGAGGGCGTGCTGGTGCCGCGCAGCGCCTTGCCGGGCGCCGCTTCCGCCCTGCCGGGCGACGTGGTGCTGGTGCGCGGGCGGGACGTGCCCGCCGGCGCGCCCGTGCTGGGCTGGTATCAGATGGTGGCGGGCGACCGGAGCGTGCCGGCCCGGTATATGCTCATCGAAGGCGTCGTTGAGGGGGACGAGGAAGCCGAGCGGTTCTTCGTGCGCACCCCGTCCGGCTACGCCCTCAGCGTGGATGGGCGGCTGTATCCGGCCGTGGGGCTGGACCCGAGCCTCATCGAAGCGCTGCGGCAGCCGGACCTGACCGCTGTGGCCCGCATCGCGTGGATCTACCTAGGCCTGGTCCTGCTCACGTTCGCGCTCAGCTACGCCCAGGTGTACATCTTGCATTACACGGGCCAGCGCATCGTCTACAACATCCGCCAGCAGATTTACTCGCACCTGCAGCGGATGCCCATTCGCTTCTTCGACCGCAACCCCGTGGGCCGGCTGGTGACGCGGGCGACCAACGATACCGAAGCGCTGAACGAAATGTTCACCAATGTGGTCGTCAACCTGTTCAAGGACGTCCTGCTGCTCACGGGCATCCTGGTCGTCATGCTGCGCGTCCACTGGCAGCTGGCTTTGGTGAGCCTGTGCGTTACGCCGCTGCTGCTGGTGGTCTCCATCCTGTTCCGCCGCTACGCCCGAGAGGCGTACCGGGAAGTGCGGGCGAAGCTGGCCCGCATCAACGCCACGCTGGCCGAGAACATCGCGGGCATGCGCATCACGCAGATTTTCCACCAGGAGGAGCGGCAGTACAAGCGCTTCGAGGCTATCAACACCGAACACTACAAGGCGATGATGAAGGAACTGCGGGTGTTCGCGCTCTTCCGCCCGGCGGTGGAATTCTTCTCCTCGCTGGCGCTGTCGCTCATCATCTGGTACGGCGGCGGTAGGGTCGTGCAAGGTTCGCTGGAGTTCGGCGTGCTCTACCTGTTTGTCCAGTACATGCAAATGTTCTTCCAGCCCATCACCGACCTGACGGAACAGTACAACATCATGCAGGCGGCCATGGCGTCGGCCGAGCGCATCTTCCTAATCTTGGACACGCCGCCCGAAGAGGACGAGCCGGACGCCAAGCCGGTGCCGAACGTTCGAGGCGAAATTGAGTTCGATCACGTCTGGTTCGCCTACAACGACGAAGACTGGGTGCTGAAAGACGTCACCTTCCACGTGAAGCCCGGCGAGACGGTGGCGCTGGTGGGCGCGACGGGTGCGGGCAAGACGTCCATCACCAACTTGATCAATCGCTTCTACGACATCCAGAAAGGCGTCATCCGCATCGACGGGCAGGACATCCGCACGCTGAAGCGCCGCGACTTGCGCCGCCACATCGGCATCGTGCTGCAGGACGTGTTCCTGTTCACGGGCGACATCGAGGGCAACATCACGCTGGGCAACAATCAGATCTCGCCGGCCAAGGTCCGGGAGGCGGCGCGGCTGGTCAACGCGGAAAAGTTCATCGAACGGCTGCCCGGCGGGTACAAGGCGCCGGTCATGGAGCGGGGTGCGAGCTTCTCGGCGGGGCAGCGGCAGCTCCTGGCCTTCGCCCGGGCGCTGGCGTACGATCCGGCCATCCTGATTCTCGACGAGGCGACATCCAACATCGACACGGAGACGGAGCAGCTCATCCAGGAGGCGTTGAAGAAGCTCATCGAGGGCCGGACGACCATCATCATCGCGCACCGGCTGTCGACGATTCAGCACGCGGACAAGATCATCGTCCTGCACAAAGGCGAAATCCGCGAGATGGGCACGCACCAGGAGCTGCTGAAGAAGCGGGGCCTCTATTACCGGCTGTATCAGCTGCAGTACAAAGACCAGCTGCTCCCGGACGGCGAAGGGCCGCGGACCGTGGAAACCGCCGGTCAAAGAACCGTGGAAACGGCTGATCAAAAAGCGATGGGCGCCGGCTAA
- a CDS encoding SUF system NifU family Fe-S cluster assembly protein, producing MSLESSYPVRLSELYREVIMDHYRSPRNKGELPNPTVAVALHNPLCGDEITLQLQVEKGTIKQARFLGRGCSISQASASMMTQQLPGKTVAEAEEMIERFKRMMHGDEEAGKALGDAVALAGVAKFPVRIKCALLSWEALERSLAQLPRA from the coding sequence ATGTCGCTCGAAAGTAGCTATCCGGTCAGGCTGAGCGAGCTGTACCGCGAAGTCATCATGGACCACTACAGAAGCCCGCGCAACAAGGGCGAGCTGCCCAACCCGACGGTGGCCGTCGCGCTGCACAATCCGCTGTGCGGCGACGAGATCACGCTGCAGCTCCAGGTGGAAAAGGGCACCATCAAGCAGGCGCGCTTTCTGGGGCGCGGCTGCTCCATCAGCCAGGCGTCGGCGTCCATGATGACGCAGCAGCTGCCGGGGAAGACGGTGGCCGAGGCCGAGGAAATGATCGAGCGCTTCAAGCGGATGATGCACGGCGACGAGGAGGCCGGAAAAGCCCTGGGCGACGCCGTGGCGCTCGCTGGGGTGGCGAAGTTTCCCGTGCGCATCAAGTGTGCTTTGCTGTCGTGGGAGGCGCTGGAGCGTTCTCTGGCGCAGCTGCCGCGCGCGTGA